The Faecalibacterium sp. I3-3-89 sequence ATATTGCGCTTATTTTTTGCACGGTTTTGACGTCATTGCCATAATGAATAAACTTGCGGCCAAAAACTGTGCAACTTGTATACTTCAACGATTTGCATAGAAAACTGGGATGCAACAGGGAAAGAATGGCCGGATTTGCAAGAATTTTGTAACCAAGTCATATTTTGCCGAATGGACGTTGTATACATCAAAAGCGACGATGACAGAAACTTCCGGCCATGAACTGATATATCAATAGCGCAAAAAACGTGCGAATCGGGCCTTGGCTGATATATCACGGATGAAGAAAAGATACAAAAAATGCCGCCCGGCGTGCGGACGGCATGAAATCAGGGAAAACGATCATCGGCGGGCGGCATAGAAAGCGCGGCGCTCCCGGAAATAGCACTGGGGGCACATGCTGACGTACTGGACGTCGTTCTGAAGGTCGATGGCCACCTGCTCGCCTTCAAAGACGAAGCGGCCGTTGACCTTGCGGCAGTTGCAGGTGGCCTTGCGGCCGCAGGCGCAGATGGTCTTCATCTCCTCGATGGTGTGGGCCAGCTCCAGCAGACGGGTGGAGCCGGGGAAGCCCTTGAGGGAGAAGTCGGAGCGCAGGCCGTAGCAGATGACCGGGATGTTCAGCTCCACCGTCACCATGAACAGCTGCTCGGCCTGTGCGGCGGTAAAGAACTGGCTCTCGTCGCAGAGCACGCAGGCCAGAGGCTTGCCCTCGCTGCTGGCGGCCCGGACGGCCTCCACGAGGTCCATATCCGGCGGCACCAGCAGGTCGGCGGGGCGGCGGACGCCCAGACGGCTCACGAGGTCGCCGCTGCCCTTGGTGTCCACCTTCGGTTTGAGGATGAACACCCGCATCCCCTGCTCCTCATAGTTGTGGGCCACCTGCATCAGCGCGGTGCTCTTACCGCTGTTCATTGCGCCGTAACGGAAATAAAGCTTTGCCATGTCGAAAAAATCTCCTCATGAAAGGACCCTCCCAGCCAGAGCCTGACGGAGAGGGTCGGCATTTTGCAGTAAGATGGCTCAGTCCTGATTGCGCAGCCGGTAGCCGAGGCTCATCAGGCTGTCGCCGAGATGGACGTTCTCCACGACGACATCGGGGTAGGACACCGACAGGTCGTAGTGGGAGAAGTTCCAGAAGCCCTGGATCCCCAGCGCCACCAGACGGCCACTGATCTCCTCTGCGCCGCTGCGGGGCAGACAGAGGACGGCCACCTCGGGGTGATGCTCGGCGCAGAACGTCTCCAGCTCATCGATGTGGAGGATCTGGATGCCGTTGATCTCCTTGCCAACCTCGTCGGGGGC is a genomic window containing:
- a CDS encoding thymidine kinase; translation: MAKLYFRYGAMNSGKSTALMQVAHNYEEQGMRVFILKPKVDTKGSGDLVSRLGVRRPADLLVPPDMDLVEAVRAASSEGKPLACVLCDESQFFTAAQAEQLFMVTVELNIPVICYGLRSDFSLKGFPGSTRLLELAHTIEEMKTICACGRKATCNCRKVNGRFVFEGEQVAIDLQNDVQYVSMCPQCYFRERRAFYAARR